One Pseudoalteromonas sp. UG3-2 DNA window includes the following coding sequences:
- a CDS encoding malate synthase — MAAQLQQQTTTPITNDKAQQTELAKQYLDKQCPLEFGSHAEVSNYVVYYNHLLAFFANGSHCGLKNCRQFVALCGHREAPEALLLKMQDGRHIEITFNRTGAIGQFDNAHIEDILVETPLSSVQEQACNTELKKLWMSFFHGVQQPYGKACYRSKSGDDYIL, encoded by the coding sequence ATGGCAGCGCAGTTACAACAACAGACAACAACCCCAATCACAAACGACAAAGCGCAGCAAACTGAACTGGCAAAGCAGTATTTAGACAAGCAATGCCCGCTTGAATTTGGCTCTCACGCCGAGGTGAGCAATTATGTGGTTTACTACAACCACCTGTTGGCTTTCTTTGCCAACGGCAGTCACTGCGGGCTAAAAAACTGTCGCCAGTTCGTTGCCTTATGTGGCCACCGTGAAGCCCCAGAAGCCCTGCTACTAAAAATGCAAGATGGCCGTCATATTGAAATAACGTTTAATCGCACTGGTGCCATTGGTCAATTTGACAATGCCCACATTGAAGACATTTTAGTAGAAACTCCACTGTCTTCGGTACAAGAGCAAGCCTGTAATACGGAACTTAAAAAGTTGTGGATGAGCTTTTTCCATGGCGTCCAGCAACCCTATGGCAAGGCATGTTACCGCAGTAAAAGTGGCGACGACTACATTTTATAA
- a CDS encoding DUF3612 domain-containing protein: MAKVASLIRKSHFLGTKIRNLRKRNHLTLEDLSARCVKQDPASAPSVSYLSMIERGQRTPSEAMLENFSSVFQKPIDWFLDSQPEAPELAPDKGNSGGIMGMALEPNFLFAKEILQIAIPEMLSQAGISGRQFAHLLIRAHQEHHQNHFPDLERAADEVGGKNLYLSVEELKAILEQKGRTLVWFKQGSHPEQGLITSYFKEPSLVYLNEQLKQHPARLKYDLAVHIGHAVLHTTEGLECTLTTGESRQDNQTFDHDTPNAQDILRAWQDFESSFFAGALLCPRTPFRQLLESHGYDIRVHQQLGISASVVMRRMTSVSPYPHWHYFDAYQAGKLKAVYRGNGIPLPWGNMRSVADPCQHWAVFRKFHDDSQQSSAQLSILNVDGKPRLYCCESVKIIDVADRPRVLCAGLDLTPAIAAQGIDADALVGELQQACIQHGGASVVPYHMKTQLLRVAKILNIQWVERGLDGVVRVICTRGKSCPRQPSCYLEDA, translated from the coding sequence ATGGCTAAAGTGGCAAGTTTAATCAGAAAATCCCATTTTCTCGGTACCAAAATACGTAACTTAAGAAAAAGAAATCACTTAACGCTAGAGGACCTTTCGGCACGCTGTGTCAAACAAGATCCAGCCAGTGCCCCTTCGGTGTCTTACCTATCGATGATAGAGCGCGGCCAGCGTACCCCCAGTGAAGCCATGCTAGAGAATTTTTCTAGCGTGTTCCAAAAGCCCATAGACTGGTTTTTAGACAGTCAGCCCGAGGCACCTGAATTGGCACCGGATAAAGGCAACTCGGGTGGCATCATGGGCATGGCATTGGAGCCCAATTTTTTGTTCGCCAAAGAAATTTTGCAAATCGCCATTCCGGAAATGCTGTCTCAAGCGGGGATCAGTGGTCGTCAGTTTGCACATTTGTTGATCCGCGCCCATCAAGAGCACCATCAAAACCATTTTCCTGATTTAGAGCGCGCCGCCGATGAAGTGGGGGGCAAGAACCTTTACCTTAGTGTTGAGGAGTTGAAGGCCATTTTAGAGCAAAAAGGCCGAACCTTGGTGTGGTTTAAACAAGGCAGTCACCCAGAGCAGGGCCTGATCACGTCTTATTTTAAAGAGCCCAGCTTGGTTTATCTCAACGAACAGTTAAAGCAGCATCCGGCGCGGCTTAAGTACGACTTAGCGGTGCATATAGGCCATGCGGTGCTACACACCACTGAGGGGTTAGAATGCACGTTAACCACTGGGGAGAGCCGTCAGGATAATCAAACCTTTGATCACGATACCCCCAATGCGCAAGATATTTTAAGGGCCTGGCAGGACTTTGAGTCGAGCTTTTTTGCCGGCGCCTTATTATGCCCAAGAACGCCATTTAGGCAGCTGCTCGAAAGTCACGGTTACGACATTCGCGTGCATCAGCAGTTGGGGATATCGGCCTCGGTGGTGATGCGTAGAATGACCTCGGTGTCTCCTTACCCTCACTGGCACTATTTTGATGCTTACCAAGCCGGTAAGCTTAAAGCGGTCTATCGTGGTAATGGTATCCCACTGCCATGGGGGAATATGCGCAGCGTGGCCGATCCTTGCCAGCATTGGGCGGTGTTTCGCAAGTTTCACGATGACAGCCAACAGTCCAGTGCCCAGTTGTCGATCCTCAATGTTGATGGCAAGCCCCGGCTTTACTGTTGTGAATCAGTGAAAATTATCGATGTGGCGGATCGTCCTCGGGTGCTATGCGCTGGGCTTGATTTAACCCCGGCTATTGCAGCACAAGGAATTGATGCCGATGCCTTAGTCGGTGAATTGCAACAAGCTTGCATACAACATGGTGGTGCCAGTGTGGTGCCGTACCATATGAAAACGCAGTTATTGCGCGTTGCGAAAATCTTGAATATTCAATGGGTCGAACGTGGTTTAGATGGGGTGGTGCGGGTGATTTGCACTCGCGGTAAAAGTTGTCCTAGGCAGCCAAGTTGTTATCTAGAAGATGCTTGA
- a CDS encoding YkgJ family cysteine cluster protein codes for MNIAIKSETNPSVSCSNCKACCCRLEVMIISDTGVPEAFIERDQFGSETMRRLDDGWCAALDRDTFMCTIYENRPWICREFEMGSYECTEQRDAIL; via the coding sequence ATGAATATTGCAATTAAAAGTGAAACCAACCCCAGCGTCTCCTGCAGTAACTGCAAAGCCTGTTGCTGCCGTTTAGAAGTCATGATTATTTCAGATACTGGGGTACCAGAGGCCTTTATCGAACGCGATCAGTTTGGCAGCGAAACCATGCGGCGACTGGATGATGGCTGGTGTGCAGCGCTGGATAGAGACACTTTTATGTGTACGATTTATGAAAACCGTCCTTGGATCTGCCGTGAGTTTGAAATGGGCTCTTACGAGTGCACCGAACAACGTGATGCCATCTTGTAA
- the mnmC gene encoding bifunctional tRNA (5-methylaminomethyl-2-thiouridine)(34)-methyltransferase MnmD/FAD-dependent 5-carboxymethylaminomethyl-2-thiouridine(34) oxidoreductase MnmC — MIKNAEIHFNEAGTPVANRFDDVYFSNDDGLAESHYVFYQQNHIDKRLQNHGKSKFVIAETGFGTGLNFLNAWAQFLARPSDANVTHLHFVSFEKFPIHLDDLIQALSAWPTLQPLATQLCQQYPMALSGCHRLEFEHGSVILDLWFGDIHDTLPQLSYSEEGFVDAWFLDGFAPSKNPDMWQQSLFDAMANMSRANATFATFTAAGFVRRGLQQAGFECQKVKGFGRKREMVVGVLPEATEQHNTPTFYHTQSRQLSDVAVIGGGIASSCLLYHLAKRGITASLFCQDPQLAMGASHNRQGAVYPNLQADTTPPSEFYAHSFLYAKRLYQQVHQAGFDFAHDWCGVLLQSVTEAKQQQHQNITDKANWPQALIYAVDKHQASELAGTSLPYGGLYIPEAGWLHPAQATQAIFSAARQLQHIESHFNTDIEALERTEAGWILHSQDQQYGPFSDVFVCTGEHSDRFEQTRHIPLHGVRGQVSHVEAGEASQQLKTVLCHKGYFTPAVEGYHCMGATFDKNSKSRALKAEDDDSNRAQLNRFYPDSDFATSLGAISSAKAAVRCCFNDHLPMLGQVQDPEDFCHGFANLRKGKQFDFAPLKQPHQGLHLVTGFGARGLCSAPLATEHLVSSLLAEPRPYSERVHQTIHPNRFMVRDLIRNKI; from the coding sequence ATGATTAAAAACGCTGAAATACATTTCAACGAGGCCGGCACCCCAGTCGCCAACCGTTTTGATGACGTCTATTTTTCTAATGATGACGGCTTAGCCGAGTCACATTATGTCTTCTATCAGCAAAACCATATCGATAAGCGGTTACAAAATCATGGCAAGAGCAAATTTGTTATTGCTGAAACAGGCTTTGGTACCGGGTTAAACTTTTTAAACGCCTGGGCACAGTTTTTAGCGCGACCCAGCGATGCCAATGTCACACATCTGCACTTTGTCTCGTTTGAAAAGTTCCCCATTCACCTCGATGACCTTATTCAAGCCTTATCGGCATGGCCCACTTTACAGCCGCTGGCTACACAACTGTGCCAGCAGTACCCGATGGCGTTATCGGGCTGTCATCGCCTCGAGTTTGAGCACGGTTCAGTGATACTGGATCTGTGGTTTGGTGACATTCATGACACCCTGCCGCAACTTAGCTACAGTGAGGAGGGGTTTGTTGATGCCTGGTTTTTAGATGGCTTTGCTCCAAGCAAAAACCCAGATATGTGGCAGCAGTCTTTGTTTGATGCCATGGCGAACATGAGTAGAGCCAATGCCACCTTTGCCACCTTCACTGCAGCTGGTTTTGTGCGCAGAGGACTGCAACAAGCTGGGTTTGAATGCCAAAAAGTAAAAGGGTTTGGCCGTAAACGCGAGATGGTGGTGGGCGTCTTGCCTGAGGCCACTGAGCAGCACAACACCCCGACATTTTATCATACCCAGTCACGTCAGCTGAGTGATGTTGCTGTGATTGGCGGCGGCATTGCTTCAAGCTGCTTACTTTACCATTTAGCTAAGCGTGGCATTACGGCCAGTTTATTTTGCCAAGATCCCCAGCTTGCCATGGGCGCATCTCACAACCGCCAAGGGGCGGTTTATCCTAATCTGCAAGCGGATACGACCCCACCGAGTGAGTTTTATGCCCATAGCTTCTTATACGCTAAACGGCTCTATCAGCAGGTGCACCAAGCCGGTTTTGACTTTGCCCATGACTGGTGCGGCGTACTGCTGCAATCCGTCACCGAGGCAAAACAGCAACAGCACCAGAATATAACCGATAAAGCCAATTGGCCCCAGGCGCTGATCTATGCCGTAGATAAACACCAGGCCTCGGAGCTTGCCGGCACATCCCTACCTTATGGTGGCCTCTATATTCCCGAAGCAGGATGGCTGCATCCGGCCCAAGCTACCCAAGCAATTTTCTCAGCAGCAAGGCAATTACAGCACATAGAAAGCCACTTTAATACCGACATTGAAGCACTCGAACGCACCGAAGCCGGCTGGATACTGCACAGTCAAGATCAGCAATATGGTCCTTTCAGCGATGTTTTCGTGTGCACCGGAGAGCACAGTGATCGCTTTGAGCAAACGCGTCATATTCCACTCCATGGAGTGCGTGGACAAGTGTCACATGTGGAAGCGGGAGAAGCATCGCAGCAGCTAAAAACCGTGTTATGCCACAAGGGGTATTTCACCCCAGCTGTTGAGGGCTACCATTGCATGGGGGCAACCTTTGATAAAAATAGTAAAAGTCGAGCCCTAAAAGCAGAGGATGATGACAGCAATCGCGCCCAGCTTAATCGCTTTTATCCAGACAGCGACTTTGCTACCAGTTTAGGGGCCATCAGCAGTGCTAAGGCTGCCGTGCGCTGCTGTTTTAATGATCACTTACCCATGCTAGGGCAAGTCCAAGATCCAGAGGATTTCTGTCACGGCTTTGCTAATTTAAGAAAGGGTAAGCAATTTGACTTTGCACCACTTAAACAACCCCATCAAGGCTTGCACCTAGTTACTGGCTTTGGCGCTCGGGGCCTATGCAGTGCACCGCTTGCTACAGAGCACCTAGTGTCAAGTTTGCTCGCGGAGCCACGGCCCTACAGTGAACGTGTTCATCAGACCATTCACCCCAACCGCTTTATGGTCAGAGACCTAATTCGCAATAAAATCTAA
- the fabB gene encoding beta-ketoacyl-ACP synthase I gives MRRAVITGIGVVSSIGNDKQEVLESLKAGKSGIAFNQEFADYNLRSQVSGKIDIDIKSLVDRKAHRFMGDAAAFSYISMAQAIADSGLSDEQVSNERTGLIVGSGGGSSKYQVEAADILREKGVKRVGPYMVPRTMASTTSACLATPFKIKGVNYSISSACATSAHCIGNAVEQIQLGKQDVIFAGGGEELHWTLAMEFDAMGALSTKYNDTPERASRTYDANRDGFVISGGGGIVVVEELEHALARGAHIYAEIVGYGATSDGYDMVAPSGEGAVRCMKQAMQGLEGPIDYLNTHGTSTPVGDVKELGAIQELFGNNSPAISATKAMTGHALGAAGVHEAIYSLLMLDNDFIAPSINIDELDEQAQGLDIVTERRDGALNTVMSNSFGFGGTNATLVMSKYKG, from the coding sequence ATGAGAAGAGCCGTTATTACGGGGATCGGTGTCGTTTCAAGCATCGGTAACGACAAGCAAGAAGTTTTAGAATCATTAAAAGCTGGCAAAAGTGGTATTGCTTTTAACCAAGAGTTTGCTGATTACAACCTTCGTAGTCAGGTTTCAGGTAAAATTGATATCGACATTAAGTCGCTTGTAGACCGTAAAGCACATCGCTTTATGGGCGATGCCGCTGCATTTTCTTATATTTCAATGGCCCAAGCCATTGCGGATTCCGGTTTATCTGACGAGCAAGTGTCTAACGAGCGTACTGGTCTTATTGTTGGCTCTGGCGGTGGTTCGTCAAAATATCAGGTTGAAGCGGCGGATATCCTGCGTGAAAAAGGGGTCAAGCGAGTAGGCCCATACATGGTGCCAAGAACCATGGCCAGCACCACTTCAGCTTGCCTTGCAACGCCGTTTAAAATCAAAGGTGTTAACTATTCTATTAGCTCAGCATGCGCGACGTCTGCGCACTGTATTGGCAATGCGGTTGAACAAATTCAGCTGGGTAAACAAGACGTCATCTTCGCTGGTGGCGGTGAGGAGCTGCATTGGACGTTGGCGATGGAGTTTGATGCTATGGGTGCATTGTCAACAAAATACAATGACACGCCTGAGCGCGCTTCTCGAACTTATGACGCTAACCGTGATGGCTTTGTTATCTCTGGCGGTGGCGGTATCGTTGTGGTTGAAGAGCTTGAGCATGCGCTAGCACGTGGTGCCCACATTTATGCTGAAATTGTTGGTTATGGTGCGACTTCTGATGGCTACGACATGGTGGCGCCATCGGGTGAAGGCGCGGTTCGCTGTATGAAGCAAGCCATGCAAGGGCTTGAAGGGCCGATTGATTACCTAAATACCCATGGTACTTCGACGCCAGTGGGGGATGTTAAAGAGCTTGGGGCAATTCAAGAATTGTTTGGCAATAACTCGCCTGCTATCAGTGCTACCAAAGCAATGACGGGCCATGCTCTAGGTGCAGCAGGTGTACACGAAGCCATCTACTCGTTGTTGATGCTAGACAATGACTTTATTGCGCCATCAATCAACATTGATGAGTTAGATGAGCAAGCGCAAGGTTTGGATATTGTCACTGAGCGCCGCGATGGTGCGCTTAATACGGTTATGTCTAACAGCTTTGGCTTTGGTGGTACTAACGCGACTTTAGTGATGTCGAAATACAAAGGCTAA
- the smpB gene encoding SsrA-binding protein SmpB, giving the protein MAKKNSSKSNSNTIALNKKARHEYSLHDKFEAGIELQGWEVKSIRAGKVNISDTYIHIKNGEAYLLGSQIQPLNSASSHVVCDPLRYRKLLLNKREISRLIGATEREGYSLIATAMYWKKCWVKLEFYLAKGKKQHDKRADIKDRDWSRDKERLMKHKVR; this is encoded by the coding sequence ATGGCAAAGAAAAATTCAAGTAAATCAAACAGCAATACCATAGCGCTCAACAAAAAAGCGCGTCATGAGTATTCACTACACGATAAGTTCGAAGCAGGTATTGAATTACAAGGCTGGGAAGTTAAGAGCATCCGTGCCGGTAAGGTCAATATTTCCGATACATATATTCACATCAAAAATGGTGAAGCCTACCTGCTGGGTAGCCAAATCCAACCATTAAATAGCGCCTCTTCTCATGTGGTTTGTGATCCCTTACGGTATCGCAAGTTACTATTAAACAAGCGTGAAATATCTCGTTTAATTGGTGCTACGGAGCGTGAAGGGTATTCACTCATTGCTACGGCAATGTATTGGAAAAAATGCTGGGTTAAGCTCGAGTTTTATCTTGCAAAAGGTAAAAAGCAACACGACAAACGTGCAGACATCAAAGACCGCGACTGGTCACGCGATAAAGAGCGTTTGATGAAACACAAAGTACGTTAA
- a CDS encoding type II toxin-antitoxin system RatA family toxin, with translation MPQIEKSALVMYSTTEMFELVNDVDAYPAFLPHCSNAKVIDSDNQGMTASLEISKAGIKKWFTTKNQFDGNRVKMQLVDGPFKSLHGYWEFTALDDQACKVSLKLEFEFASKLIEMAFGKLFNEVAKSMVAAFTQRAKVVYGAR, from the coding sequence ATGCCACAGATAGAAAAAAGTGCATTGGTGATGTATAGCACCACTGAGATGTTTGAATTAGTCAACGATGTTGATGCCTATCCCGCTTTTTTACCGCACTGCTCGAATGCCAAGGTGATCGATAGTGATAACCAAGGAATGACCGCGAGCTTGGAGATTTCTAAAGCCGGGATAAAAAAGTGGTTTACTACTAAAAACCAATTTGACGGCAACCGAGTTAAAATGCAGCTTGTAGATGGGCCATTTAAATCATTACATGGCTATTGGGAGTTCACGGCTTTGGATGACCAAGCGTGTAAAGTCAGTTTAAAGCTGGAGTTTGAATTCGCCAGTAAGCTCATCGAAATGGCGTTTGGCAAGTTGTTCAATGAAGTTGCAAAGAGTATGGTGGCCGCCTTTACGCAACGAGCAAAAGTGGTGTACGGAGCAAGGTAA
- a CDS encoding RnfH family protein, whose product MIKVEVVFALPDKATSLTVDVPEGTSAEQAVLQSGILEQCPEIDANNLTLGVWNRTVKLHHVVKEGDRIEIYRPLIADPKEARRRRAEKAKEEGRASKVTGGRPTEQK is encoded by the coding sequence ATGATAAAAGTGGAAGTGGTCTTTGCGTTGCCAGACAAAGCAACCAGTTTAACCGTTGACGTGCCAGAAGGCACCTCTGCTGAGCAGGCAGTACTCCAGTCAGGAATTTTAGAGCAATGCCCTGAGATTGATGCTAATAACCTGACATTAGGAGTGTGGAATCGCACGGTGAAACTTCACCATGTGGTAAAAGAAGGCGATCGTATCGAAATTTATCGTCCGCTTATTGCCGATCCGAAAGAGGCCAGAAGACGCCGAGCAGAAAAGGCAAAAGAGGAAGGCAGAGCCAGTAAAGTGACTGGTGGCAGGCCCACCGAGCAGAAATAA
- a CDS encoding outer membrane protein assembly factor BamE has translation MLSNKTLSVWLSAVVMMIFTSGCSSWIYRINVPQGNFLEQSDVDKLRVEMTREQVIYVLGTPLAKDAFNDDVWHYKYVFNIDRESEVRKSFTVYFENDKLARVSGDFDKPENFDTPLDQ, from the coding sequence ATGCTGTCTAATAAAACCCTTTCTGTTTGGCTCAGTGCTGTAGTGATGATGATATTTACATCGGGCTGCTCAAGCTGGATTTATCGCATCAACGTGCCACAAGGTAATTTCTTAGAGCAGTCAGATGTCGATAAACTGCGTGTTGAGATGACTAGAGAGCAAGTTATTTATGTGTTGGGCACGCCACTGGCAAAAGATGCCTTTAATGATGATGTTTGGCACTATAAATATGTATTCAATATTGACCGCGAATCGGAAGTAAGAAAATCTTTTACGGTGTATTTCGAAAATGACAAGCTTGCTAGAGTAAGCGGCGACTTCGACAAACCCGAAAACTTTGATACGCCACTCGATCAATAG
- a CDS encoding GIY-YIG nuclease family protein has product MLGIKWLTATAAVVQPVWSIYIVETRSGHWYTGVTTDVARRVSQHQGGKGAKNLRGKGPLTLKYQRQVGSKSQALQLEWQVKKLTKTQKVQFVASNGQRANDKIKALLANQSHQS; this is encoded by the coding sequence GTGTTAGGAATAAAGTGGTTAACCGCAACGGCAGCTGTTGTTCAGCCGGTGTGGAGTATTTATATCGTCGAAACGCGCAGCGGCCACTGGTATACCGGTGTTACCACCGATGTCGCAAGAAGGGTGAGTCAGCATCAAGGTGGTAAAGGCGCAAAGAATCTACGCGGGAAAGGACCGTTAACCTTGAAGTACCAACGCCAGGTAGGCAGTAAATCACAGGCATTGCAATTGGAATGGCAGGTTAAAAAACTGACCAAAACCCAAAAAGTCCAGTTTGTCGCGTCCAATGGCCAACGTGCTAACGACAAGATAAAAGCGTTATTAGCAAATCAATCGCATCAAAGCTGA
- a CDS encoding M20/M25/M40 family metallo-hydrolase: MTTVKVLQASFLILVAVFSATAIPAQSLDTLLKDLHTLTSAQHLGRKSGGKTPNLSAEYIFARFNSMAAQPSYQYFTFPAGFFSQATGHNVTAKLACTKQRCADAIVLSAHYDGLGRHGKHHYPGANDDASGVAAMLNIAHNLSTQVRARDFLFVATDAEERGLYGAKFYAGTLEQKVAFNINLDMLAVNHRNRLFALLSPRFSNYQSILQTLPSPDIQLKVVSSTRQLARYSNNARINWHKASDHYAFYRQGIPYIYFGMGEDQHHHKISDSIDNIDLNKYQASVELINRFIMLLAKPTEITD, translated from the coding sequence ATGACTACTGTGAAGGTGTTGCAGGCAAGCTTTTTAATTTTAGTCGCGGTGTTTTCGGCAACCGCCATACCGGCGCAATCCCTAGATACCCTGTTAAAAGACTTACATACACTGACCAGTGCGCAACATTTAGGTCGTAAAAGTGGTGGCAAAACCCCCAATTTAAGTGCCGAGTATATCTTTGCTCGCTTTAACAGCATGGCAGCACAGCCTAGCTATCAGTATTTTACCTTTCCTGCTGGGTTCTTTAGCCAAGCCACAGGGCATAATGTCACCGCAAAGCTTGCCTGTACTAAACAGCGATGCGCCGATGCTATTGTGTTAAGCGCCCATTATGACGGCCTCGGGCGCCATGGAAAACATCATTACCCGGGAGCGAATGATGACGCTTCTGGTGTTGCTGCCATGCTTAACATAGCGCACAACTTATCGACTCAAGTACGCGCTAGGGACTTTTTATTTGTCGCCACTGACGCCGAAGAAAGGGGCCTATATGGGGCCAAATTTTACGCAGGTACACTAGAGCAAAAGGTGGCGTTTAATATTAACTTAGACATGTTAGCGGTGAATCATCGCAACCGCCTTTTTGCCTTGCTGTCACCACGCTTTTCTAACTATCAAAGTATCTTACAAACGCTACCGAGCCCAGACATCCAACTCAAAGTAGTCTCTTCAACTCGGCAGCTAGCTCGCTATAGCAACAATGCCCGAATTAACTGGCATAAAGCGAGCGATCATTATGCTTTTTATCGCCAAGGGATCCCTTACATCTACTTTGGTATGGGGGAAGATCAGCACCACCATAAAATCAGCGATAGTATCGACAATATCGACCTCAACAAGTATCAAGCCAGCGTCGAACTCATTAACCGCTTTATCATGCTGCTAGCCAAACCGACGGAAATCACTGATTAG
- a CDS encoding tetratricopeptide repeat protein, giving the protein MQTRHLLSLLLLPVALLGCKATKTVTIDNTILVSAKPFVIQAVETREEVFNLNEDIQQQLDVYFQDGAIGLKRAKQLLRFLVASGDKSMSYQSGANLTANQTYRNMNANCLSLSILAHAISRHLGLHTQFQRVHIPEYWDQSRGYSLLTGHVNVRVSEVDNTRYAIKTLYVKPATVTIDFDPNSRGRDFATTPISTDTILAMFYNNKGAMAMINEQLDLAFSYYRATIKVDPHHDGAWGNLGILYRISGQYELAERAYNQALAINNDNRNAMGNLAKLYYLTDRQAEAERLEYQIHVARKSNPYYMLVLGDEAFKKGEMKQAKHYYSQAKALDKRLHGSYFGLAKVAYVAGELDKAEYLLERAHNVAEFSHDKRIYEGKLAMLKGVARHQVELPASH; this is encoded by the coding sequence ATGCAAACACGTCATTTGCTCTCACTGTTACTGTTACCTGTCGCTTTGCTAGGCTGTAAAGCCACCAAAACCGTCACTATCGACAACACCATACTGGTCTCTGCCAAGCCCTTTGTAATACAAGCGGTAGAAACCCGCGAAGAGGTTTTTAATCTCAACGAAGACATTCAACAACAATTGGATGTGTATTTTCAAGATGGGGCCATTGGGCTTAAGCGGGCTAAGCAGTTGCTGCGCTTTTTAGTAGCAAGCGGCGATAAATCCATGTCCTACCAATCTGGTGCCAATCTCACGGCCAATCAGACTTACCGCAATATGAACGCCAATTGCTTGTCGCTTTCTATTTTAGCCCACGCCATTTCCCGTCATTTAGGTTTACATACCCAGTTTCAGCGGGTACACATCCCCGAATATTGGGATCAAAGTCGAGGTTATAGCCTACTGACCGGTCACGTTAATGTTCGCGTATCCGAGGTCGATAACACGCGCTATGCCATTAAAACCCTATATGTAAAGCCGGCAACCGTCACCATTGACTTTGACCCCAACAGTCGAGGTCGTGATTTCGCCACCACCCCGATTAGCACCGACACCATACTCGCGATGTTTTATAACAACAAAGGCGCAATGGCGATGATAAATGAGCAGTTAGATCTCGCGTTTAGCTATTACCGTGCCACTATCAAAGTCGATCCGCACCATGACGGTGCCTGGGGTAATCTTGGTATTTTGTATCGTATTAGTGGCCAATATGAACTCGCTGAACGTGCCTATAATCAAGCACTCGCCATCAACAACGACAATCGCAATGCCATGGGCAACCTTGCGAAACTGTATTATTTAACTGACCGACAAGCTGAGGCAGAACGTTTAGAGTATCAAATCCACGTGGCGCGAAAATCGAATCCGTATTACATGTTGGTACTGGGCGATGAAGCGTTCAAAAAGGGTGAGATGAAACAAGCGAAGCACTATTACTCTCAGGCCAAAGCACTAGATAAGCGATTACATGGTAGCTATTTTGGTTTAGCGAAGGTGGCGTATGTTGCAGGCGAGCTTGATAAGGCTGAATACTTACTAGAACGCGCTCATAATGTGGCAGAGTTTAGTCATGACAAACGCATTTATGAGGGTAAGCTGGCGATGCTAAAAGGGGTCGCTCGACACCAGGTTGAATTGCCAGCCTCGCATTAG